One Oleidesulfovibrio alaskensis DSM 16109 genomic region harbors:
- a CDS encoding glucokinase translates to MERILAVDIGGTNSRFAAFVLQADGTLKFEDSLWLSTQGAQSFPALLAELENRGFSLLPRDADVMVLAVAGAVEKKGRYCKISNASWAVDLDEVAQTFGIARGRLINDFEAQAYACLSEAVHDAVTVQHGVAEDGAPIAVVGGGTGLGKCLLVCDGVGRYITVPSEGGHSVFPFVGREELEFAEFILRETGRPQVIGDLVVTGTGLRLLHQFHTGERLSSREVSRKLEGDSVVLEWFARFYGRACHDYVLETMALGGLYIAGGLASGNPGLVTHHAFVQEFVQSDVHGHLLRKVPVRLNRNEESGLWGAAVCGVQMLRTGRLVRSAGGA, encoded by the coding sequence ATGGAACGCATTCTCGCAGTGGACATAGGGGGAACCAACAGCCGGTTTGCGGCCTTTGTGCTGCAGGCTGACGGTACGCTGAAATTTGAAGACAGCTTATGGCTTTCCACTCAGGGCGCGCAGTCTTTTCCGGCGTTGCTGGCAGAGCTGGAAAACCGCGGGTTTTCGCTGCTGCCGCGTGATGCGGACGTCATGGTGCTGGCTGTGGCAGGTGCTGTCGAAAAAAAAGGGCGCTATTGCAAAATATCCAATGCATCGTGGGCGGTTGATCTGGATGAAGTGGCACAGACGTTCGGTATCGCCCGCGGTCGTCTGATCAATGATTTTGAAGCGCAGGCTTACGCCTGCCTGTCCGAAGCCGTGCATGACGCTGTTACGGTGCAGCACGGTGTGGCAGAGGACGGCGCCCCCATAGCCGTGGTGGGGGGGGGAACCGGACTGGGCAAGTGTCTGCTGGTGTGTGACGGGGTGGGGCGTTATATCACCGTGCCGTCAGAGGGCGGTCATTCCGTATTTCCTTTTGTAGGCAGAGAAGAACTGGAATTTGCGGAATTTATACTGCGTGAGACAGGAAGACCGCAGGTTATCGGCGATCTGGTGGTCACAGGAACAGGCCTGCGGCTGCTCCACCAGTTTCATACCGGCGAACGGCTGTCATCGCGTGAAGTAAGCCGCAAGCTGGAAGGCGACTCCGTTGTTCTTGAGTGGTTTGCCCGTTTTTACGGCAGAGCCTGCCACGATTATGTGCTGGAAACCATGGCGCTGGGGGGGCTGTATATCGCCGGCGGGCTTGCTTCGGGTAATCCGGGACTTGTCACCCACCACGCGTTTGTACAGGAGTTTGTGCAGAGCGATGTGCACGGGCATCTTTTGCGCAAAGTGCCTGTGCGTCTGAACCGCAATGAAGAATCGGGCCTGTGGGGCGCGGCCGTGTGCGGCGTGCAGATGCTGAGAACCGGCCGCCTTGTACGCTCCGCCGGCGGAGCCTGA
- a CDS encoding PilZ domain-containing protein, which yields MDDRRRRLRVPARYAVHLEYGGSRNRALTLDLSLRGALCIAHPPLPVGAACRFLLTLAEGYELSVDAEVVRAESDETALRFTAMSPETYAHLRNMVELLAGDADGVEAEETVPFQ from the coding sequence ATGGATGATCGTCGCAGAAGGTTGCGTGTGCCCGCACGGTATGCCGTGCATCTGGAATACGGCGGAAGCAGAAACAGGGCGTTGACCCTTGACCTGAGTCTGCGCGGGGCCTTGTGCATCGCGCATCCGCCGCTGCCGGTGGGCGCGGCATGCCGTTTTCTGCTTACTCTTGCAGAAGGGTATGAGCTGTCGGTAGATGCCGAGGTGGTGCGTGCTGAAAGTGATGAAACAGCTTTGCGTTTTACAGCCATGTCACCGGAAACCTATGCGCATCTGCGTAATATGGTCGAACTGCTGGCGGGCGATGCAGACGGTGTGGAAGCGGAGGAAACTGTACCGTTTCAGTAA
- a CDS encoding cytidine deaminase has translation MPKSVIAAIPRPSHMVRFCALFCTVWLFCWLFAFPLQAAPLKVIYGFDREFPPFSFEEAQGIPTGFDVDLLKAVLRDKPVKLIMRPLSWDQVLVELSAGNITVTSGMAKTAQRELLYRFTERPTLPARVMLFTKNHNRVGNVRLLRGQTVSVEKGSFQQRVLEGFGGLNVKLFNTKVDALRALYRDEVVAYGGPERTAYYYIEKLKLGGITTVGTPLRVTDVFYAVNREEPELLKLINDGMLEVMRNGEYDRIYRKWFVPELLPEERAELIKQATAAAINAYAPYSRVPVGAAVLTRSGKIFTGCNVENPMLNLTGTALRTATLKAVSEGDIGIRAVVSVGPDGRLLSPSASDRQFLYEFGRGILALIEPEKGVYEERMLSELLPEPYVQRPEWQE, from the coding sequence ATGCCGAAATCTGTTATTGCCGCCATACCGCGTCCGTCGCACATGGTGCGTTTCTGTGCGCTGTTCTGCACTGTGTGGCTGTTCTGCTGGCTGTTTGCTTTTCCGTTGCAGGCGGCACCGCTTAAAGTGATATACGGTTTTGACAGAGAGTTTCCGCCGTTTTCCTTTGAAGAAGCGCAGGGCATTCCCACGGGGTTTGATGTGGACCTGCTTAAAGCTGTCCTGCGGGATAAGCCGGTGAAGCTGATCATGCGTCCGCTTTCGTGGGATCAGGTGCTGGTGGAACTTTCCGCCGGAAATATCACGGTGACATCCGGCATGGCCAAGACAGCTCAGCGTGAGTTGTTGTACCGCTTCACAGAACGTCCCACCCTGCCTGCGCGGGTTATGCTGTTTACCAAAAATCATAACCGCGTGGGCAATGTGCGCCTGTTGCGCGGGCAGACTGTTTCTGTGGAAAAAGGGTCGTTTCAGCAGCGTGTGCTGGAAGGCTTCGGCGGGCTTAACGTCAAGCTGTTCAATACCAAGGTGGATGCCCTGCGGGCCCTGTACAGGGACGAAGTTGTGGCATACGGCGGGCCGGAGCGCACGGCGTACTATTATATAGAAAAGCTGAAGCTGGGCGGGATAACCACCGTCGGCACTCCGCTGCGTGTCACCGACGTTTTTTATGCGGTGAACCGCGAAGAGCCTGAACTGCTCAAGTTAATCAACGACGGCATGCTGGAAGTTATGCGCAACGGTGAGTATGACCGCATTTACCGAAAATGGTTTGTGCCGGAACTGTTGCCCGAAGAGCGTGCCGAACTGATAAAACAGGCCACGGCAGCGGCTATCAATGCCTATGCGCCGTATTCCAGAGTGCCGGTGGGCGCTGCTGTGCTTACCCGCTCCGGAAAAATCTTCACAGGCTGCAATGTGGAGAATCCCATGCTCAACCTTACGGGTACGGCACTGCGTACGGCCACGCTTAAAGCCGTGTCGGAGGGCGACATAGGCATCCGTGCAGTGGTGTCAGTGGGACCGGACGGACGCCTTTTATCACCTTCCGCTTCTGACAGACAGTTCCTCTACGAGTTCGGACGTGGTATACTGGCCCTGATAGAGCCTGAAAAAGGCGTCTACGAAGAGCGCATGCTCTCTGAGCTGCTGCCGGAACCGTATGTCCAGCGTCCGGAGTGGCAGGAGTAG
- a CDS encoding CinA family protein has protein sequence MFSEHLKDIAVSLGNTLTERRMTLCTAESCTGGLAGAVLTAVAGSSRWFRGGVIAYANDVKQHILGVDAAVLQQHGAVSAQVVESMAAGACRLLQCTAGIAVSGIAGPDGGTPQKPVGTVWIGWHCQQKTTSRVFLFSGNRDAVRLQTVEQGLLGLMEMLK, from the coding sequence ATGTTTTCTGAACATCTGAAAGACATTGCGGTATCGCTGGGCAACACCCTGACGGAACGCCGCATGACGCTGTGCACCGCGGAATCCTGCACCGGAGGGCTTGCAGGAGCCGTCCTTACCGCCGTGGCGGGCAGTTCGCGCTGGTTCAGAGGCGGTGTCATAGCGTATGCCAACGACGTGAAACAGCATATTCTGGGAGTAGACGCGGCAGTGCTGCAGCAGCACGGGGCCGTCAGCGCACAGGTTGTGGAATCCATGGCCGCGGGTGCGTGCCGCCTGCTGCAATGTACTGCAGGCATCGCCGTTTCCGGCATTGCCGGCCCTGACGGGGGCACCCCGCAGAAACCGGTGGGCACAGTATGGATAGGCTGGCACTGTCAGCAAAAAACAACAAGCCGCGTATTTCTGTTTTCCGGCAACCGCGACGCGGTAAGGCTGCAGACAGTGGAACAAGGCCTTCTGGGGCTTATGGAAATGCTGAAATGA
- a CDS encoding class I SAM-dependent methyltransferase yields MNSRNVDWSERTAGYTEEMTNPYHQHRMKVLVSLLPELRQGMRILDFGCGEGAFLPLLIEAGAEVLACDKEEKMIDQVRRRLIESAMPLPGQNLKAAGVEYLAEIPSDSLDGVLAFNVIAYFTPEEEHEFYSQLRRIVKRGGFLAVSHSNMLFDFFSLNRYTLQFFQNHLVLGGQYAAAVESLLARTDLPAGDKALPLPVRENPLTYALKLKGYGFAETRQEFINRHEAPPPVLQQQTFPDTLAVPEHERWKLLFTCSQFASLALRQ; encoded by the coding sequence ATGAACAGCAGAAATGTAGATTGGAGTGAGAGGACGGCCGGTTATACCGAAGAAATGACCAACCCCTACCATCAGCACAGGATGAAGGTGCTGGTTTCCTTGCTGCCTGAGTTGCGGCAGGGCATGCGGATTCTTGATTTCGGGTGTGGTGAAGGCGCGTTTTTGCCGTTATTGATAGAGGCGGGCGCCGAAGTACTGGCATGTGACAAAGAAGAAAAAATGATTGATCAGGTGCGCAGACGCCTGATTGAGAGCGCCATGCCGCTGCCCGGGCAGAATCTGAAGGCTGCCGGAGTTGAGTATCTGGCAGAAATTCCTTCAGATTCTCTGGACGGAGTGCTGGCGTTCAACGTCATTGCTTATTTTACGCCGGAAGAAGAGCATGAATTTTATTCGCAGCTCCGGCGGATTGTAAAGCGTGGCGGCTTTCTGGCTGTTTCCCATTCCAATATGCTGTTCGATTTTTTTTCGCTGAACAGGTACACCCTTCAGTTTTTTCAGAATCATCTGGTGCTGGGCGGGCAGTACGCTGCAGCGGTGGAAAGTCTTCTTGCCCGTACTGATCTGCCTGCTGGTGATAAAGCTTTGCCTTTGCCGGTGCGGGAAAATCCGCTGACCTATGCCTTAAAGCTGAAAGGTTACGGTTTTGCTGAAACACGGCAGGAGTTTATCAACAGACATGAGGCTCCGCCGCCTGTCCTGCAGCAGCAGACCTTTCCCGACACGCTGGCCGTGCCGGAACACGAACGCTGGAAGCTGCTGTTCACATGCAGTCAGTTCGCGTCTCTTGCTTTGCGCCAATGA
- a CDS encoding universal stress protein, translating to MPAINKILCAVDFSSHSKDVAEHARLFAKSLGAEVIVVYAAPSLSQYVGFHVPTASIETLVGEIVTGAEKTMEAFVSENFADINASGRVVTGYAAEEILDVAEAEKVDMIIMGTHGRKGIDRILFGSVAEKVVKSASMPVLTIRPEIED from the coding sequence ATGCCCGCCATCAACAAGATACTCTGCGCAGTTGACTTTTCCAGCCACAGCAAGGATGTGGCCGAACATGCACGCCTGTTTGCCAAGTCTCTGGGAGCAGAAGTCATTGTTGTCTATGCCGCTCCTTCCCTCAGCCAGTATGTGGGCTTTCATGTGCCCACGGCTTCCATTGAAACACTGGTCGGTGAAATTGTAACCGGCGCGGAAAAAACCATGGAAGCTTTTGTGTCTGAAAACTTTGCCGATATCAATGCATCGGGACGCGTTGTCACCGGTTATGCGGCAGAAGAAATACTGGACGTGGCCGAAGCCGAAAAGGTGGACATGATCATCATGGGCACCCACGGACGCAAGGGCATCGACCGCATTCTGTTCGGTTCTGTGGCTGAAAAGGTGGTAAAGAGCGCCAGCATGCCTGTGCTCACCATCCGGCCCGAAATCGAAGACTAG
- the hisC gene encoding histidinol-phosphate transaminase, producing the protein MTEPAKREDSGLPEAVTAIRPEVAAFKPYAPGLSIDEIKERYGLSQVVKMASNENPLGTSPLVQQTLRTHADLAFRYVQSGNPRLVSAIARSFGVAAESVVTGNGSDEVIDLIIRVKARPGKHNIVAFNPCFSMYELQTRFCGVEFRQVPLRADFSFDYDAFVGAADADTAVAFITTPDNPSGYCPPVEEIIDLARRLPSSCLLVVDEAYMDFADDPAAHSVLPHLTEFPNVAVLRTFSKSYGLAGLRLGFGVMHPALADYVKRVRLPFSINILAEYAGIAALQDTTFHAQTLRVTREGRTYLTGALTGAGCTVYPSAANFIMFALPENCPHDARAVFEALLRRGIIIRPLSSYNLPQCLRVSIGNRHENELFIAQFKELLRG; encoded by the coding sequence ATGACTGAACCCGCAAAGCGGGAAGATTCCGGGCTGCCTGAGGCCGTTACAGCCATACGGCCAGAGGTGGCGGCATTCAAACCATACGCGCCCGGCCTTTCCATTGATGAAATCAAGGAACGCTACGGACTTTCCCAGGTCGTGAAAATGGCCAGCAACGAAAATCCGCTGGGCACCTCGCCGCTGGTTCAGCAGACACTGCGTACCCATGCAGACCTTGCCTTCCGGTATGTCCAGTCCGGCAATCCCCGGCTGGTCAGCGCCATTGCCCGGTCTTTCGGCGTTGCTGCCGAAAGCGTGGTCACCGGCAACGGCTCTGACGAGGTGATAGACCTTATCATTCGGGTCAAGGCCCGCCCCGGAAAGCACAACATTGTCGCATTCAATCCCTGCTTCAGCATGTACGAGCTGCAGACGCGCTTCTGCGGTGTAGAGTTCCGGCAGGTACCGCTGCGTGCCGACTTCAGTTTCGACTACGACGCTTTTGTCGGCGCCGCTGATGCCGACACGGCCGTCGCATTCATCACCACGCCCGACAACCCGTCCGGCTACTGCCCCCCGGTCGAAGAAATAATCGATCTTGCGCGGCGTCTTCCTTCATCATGTCTGCTGGTAGTGGACGAAGCCTACATGGATTTTGCCGATGACCCTGCCGCCCACTCTGTTCTGCCGCACCTGACAGAATTTCCCAATGTGGCAGTGCTGCGTACTTTTTCAAAAAGTTACGGGCTGGCCGGTCTGCGTCTGGGTTTCGGCGTTATGCATCCCGCCCTTGCTGACTATGTAAAAAGGGTGCGGCTGCCTTTCAGCATCAACATACTGGCAGAGTACGCAGGCATAGCGGCACTGCAGGACACCACATTCCACGCGCAGACCCTGCGTGTAACCCGCGAAGGCAGAACCTATCTGACCGGCGCGCTGACCGGGGCCGGATGCACGGTGTACCCTTCCGCAGCCAACTTCATCATGTTCGCGCTGCCGGAAAACTGCCCGCATGATGCGCGCGCGGTATTCGAGGCACTGCTGCGCCGCGGTATCATCATACGTCCGCTAAGCAGCTACAACCTGCCGCAGTGTCTGCGGGTCAGCATAGGCAACAGGCACGAAAACGAGCTGTTCATAGCTCAGTTCAAGGAGCTTCTCCGTGGCTGA
- the cmk gene encoding (d)CMP kinase, whose translation MAEHIIVTLDGPAGVGKTTLARNIAEELGIAYMDTGAMFRSIGWKLGNMVESVPPAEIEKKLAGFRFSLSGAGAATQLSLNGTPVGDEIRTEEVALLASAVATLPVVRTFLKKTQQKLGSEVSLVAEGRDMGTVIFPAARYKFFLDATPEERARRRYEQLTAAGETPDLKALTDQIRKRDHQDRSRVVAPLRPADDAIIIDTTELDVQGVFAAIMSKLK comes from the coding sequence GTGGCTGAACACATCATTGTCACACTGGACGGCCCCGCCGGAGTGGGTAAAACCACGCTGGCCCGCAATATAGCCGAAGAGCTGGGCATAGCGTATATGGATACCGGAGCCATGTTCCGCAGTATAGGCTGGAAACTGGGCAATATGGTGGAATCAGTGCCACCTGCCGAAATAGAAAAGAAACTTGCCGGATTCCGCTTTTCATTATCCGGAGCCGGGGCTGCCACGCAGCTTTCGCTCAACGGCACACCCGTGGGGGATGAAATCCGCACCGAAGAAGTTGCCCTGCTGGCCTCTGCCGTGGCAACGCTGCCAGTGGTCCGCACCTTTCTGAAAAAAACCCAGCAGAAACTCGGCAGTGAAGTTTCTCTGGTGGCGGAAGGACGCGACATGGGAACCGTCATCTTTCCCGCAGCCAGATACAAATTTTTTCTGGATGCCACGCCCGAAGAACGGGCACGCCGCCGGTACGAGCAGCTCACGGCTGCCGGTGAGACACCGGACCTGAAGGCCCTGACGGATCAGATACGCAAACGCGACCATCAGGACCGCAGCCGGGTGGTCGCACCGCTGCGCCCCGCAGACGACGCCATAATTATTGATACAACCGAACTGGATGTGCAGGGAGTTTTTGCAGCCATAATGAGCAAACTCAAATAA
- a CDS encoding uracil-xanthine permease family protein, translating into MVSESTEYSFRLKDSLIGAQMLFVAFGALVLVPLLTGLDPNVALFTAGAGTLVFQLITKRQVPIFLASSFAFIAPIIHGVATWGIPATMGGLVAAGLLYVLLGTMIKIQGTQILDKVLPTIVTGPVIMVIGLVLAPAAVFMALGKTGDGSAELFARNDALVVSMISLVATIGASMFGRGVIRLIPIICGIAAGYTAALAYGMVDFTRVIEAPWLAVPSFVAPEFNIEAIIFIVPVAIAPAIEHVGDVLAISSVTGKNYIDKPGVHRTMIGDGIATMFASLLGGPPNTTYSEVTGAVALTRSFNPGIMTWAAITAILLAFVGKLGALLQTIPTPVMGGIMILLFGAIVVVGVNSLVRAQQDLMEPRNLAIISVILVFGIGGMAFHAGEFSIKGIGLAGITGVVLNMILPKPARRKR; encoded by the coding sequence GTGGTGAGCGAATCGACCGAATATTCTTTCAGGCTTAAAGACAGTCTGATAGGTGCGCAGATGCTGTTTGTGGCCTTCGGCGCGCTGGTGCTTGTGCCCTTGCTTACGGGGCTTGACCCTAACGTGGCGCTGTTCACCGCCGGAGCGGGCACGCTGGTCTTTCAGCTGATTACCAAACGGCAGGTGCCTATTTTCCTTGCATCTTCGTTTGCATTCATCGCCCCCATCATTCACGGGGTAGCCACCTGGGGTATACCTGCAACCATGGGCGGACTTGTTGCGGCGGGGCTGCTGTATGTGCTGCTGGGCACGATGATTAAAATTCAGGGTACGCAGATTCTGGACAAAGTGCTGCCCACCATTGTCACCGGTCCCGTCATCATGGTTATCGGGCTGGTGCTGGCACCTGCAGCGGTGTTCATGGCGCTGGGAAAAACAGGTGACGGTTCGGCGGAGCTTTTTGCGCGCAATGATGCGCTGGTTGTTTCCATGATTTCGCTTGTTGCCACCATCGGCGCTTCCATGTTCGGCCGCGGTGTCATCCGTCTTATTCCTATCATCTGTGGTATTGCTGCCGGATACACGGCGGCGCTGGCTTACGGTATGGTGGACTTTACCCGGGTCATAGAAGCCCCGTGGCTGGCCGTGCCCAGCTTTGTGGCACCCGAGTTTAATATCGAGGCCATCATCTTCATCGTGCCCGTGGCCATTGCCCCCGCCATCGAGCATGTGGGAGACGTGCTGGCCATCAGTTCGGTGACCGGTAAAAACTACATAGATAAACCCGGCGTGCACCGCACCATGATTGGTGACGGCATTGCCACCATGTTTGCCTCTCTGCTGGGCGGTCCTCCCAACACCACCTATTCCGAAGTGACCGGAGCTGTGGCGCTGACCCGCTCGTTCAACCCCGGTATCATGACATGGGCTGCCATAACCGCCATTCTGCTGGCCTTTGTGGGCAAGCTCGGCGCGCTGCTGCAGACCATACCCACGCCGGTCATGGGCGGTATCATGATTCTGCTTTTCGGCGCCATTGTTGTTGTGGGGGTCAATTCGCTGGTGCGTGCTCAGCAGGATCTCATGGAGCCGCGCAACCTTGCCATTATTTCTGTCATACTGGTTTTCGGCATAGGCGGCATGGCCTTTCATGCCGGTGAGTTTTCCATAAAAGGTATAGGACTGGCCGGTATCACCGGTGTAGTGCTTAATATGATATTGCCCAAGCCTGCCCGCAGGAAACGCTAG
- the upp gene encoding uracil phosphoribosyltransferase, which translates to MAVYAVDHPLVKHKLGRLRQSDVPVAEFRALSNEVCRLLTYEATKDLETEKTQVEGWAGPVEVEQIKGKKITVVPILRAGLGMLDGLLDMIPGAKVSVVGMFRNEETLEPVTYYTKLANNIEERQAIIIDPMLATGGTLVATIDLLKKAGCKQIRGLFLVAAPEGIKRVQDAHPDVDIYVAAVDDCLNENGYILPGLGDAGDKIFGTK; encoded by the coding sequence GTGGCTGTTTACGCGGTGGACCACCCGCTGGTCAAACATAAACTGGGCAGGCTGCGCCAGAGCGATGTGCCGGTGGCCGAGTTTCGCGCACTTTCCAACGAAGTGTGCCGGTTGCTTACATATGAAGCAACCAAGGACCTTGAAACGGAAAAGACACAGGTTGAAGGCTGGGCCGGCCCTGTGGAAGTCGAGCAGATCAAGGGTAAAAAAATTACCGTTGTTCCCATCCTGCGTGCCGGACTGGGTATGCTGGACGGGCTGCTTGATATGATTCCCGGCGCAAAGGTCAGCGTTGTGGGCATGTTCCGCAACGAAGAAACCCTTGAACCGGTGACGTACTATACCAAGCTCGCCAATAATATCGAAGAGCGTCAGGCTATCATCATCGATCCCATGCTTGCTACCGGCGGTACGCTGGTGGCAACCATCGACCTGCTGAAAAAAGCAGGCTGCAAACAGATCCGCGGGCTTTTTCTGGTGGCTGCACCGGAAGGCATCAAGCGTGTGCAGGATGCTCACCCCGACGTGGACATCTATGTGGCCGCAGTGGATGACTGCCTGAATGAGAACGGTTATATCCTGCCTGGTCTCGGAGATGCCGGTGACAAGATTTTCGGTACCAAATAG
- the coaE gene encoding dephospho-CoA kinase (Dephospho-CoA kinase (CoaE) performs the final step in coenzyme A biosynthesis.): MTQHTENKSTSSGKPLLDCMVSPQAAGERADRFIAAALAGDAISRGKIQRAISDGQLLIDNTVCTSPKTKLKSGQHIVFSMEAPAACVSPEEGELEVLYRDAHMLVINKPAGLTVHPAPSCPEGTLVHRLLHHFPELEAQEGFRPGIVHRIDKDTSGLLLIALTEQARLALSDAFAGRRIHKEYLALVKGIPEGDSGEIDAPVGRHPTHKTRMAVVRGGREALSTWRVLLADPHGGGGTGWTLVAVRIHTGRTHQIRVHMQHTGHPLWGDALYGGMPGREELQTTPALAQTATRQMLHAWKISFDHPVTGASMQFTLPPPADFGTLIRDLGSRCQRVVITGMPGCGKSAVLGLLRDRGIPVWSADACVASLYAAGGDAWHGLRGRFGDRFVPDESSPVDKQALLKAMQTDAAIRREVEDIVHPAVRHNLEQFWLAHTGAALAVAEIPLFLETGWKKEADVLVGIFTPMHMRQQRLREKRGWTDATIASMDAWQWPEADKMRACGMILDNSGPETELPRKTAALAAQLAVLRMHRLDRLEARARTLWSVPPGGRK, from the coding sequence TTGACACAACACACTGAAAATAAAAGCACTTCTTCCGGAAAACCCCTGCTTGACTGCATGGTCTCCCCGCAGGCCGCGGGTGAACGTGCCGACAGGTTTATTGCCGCAGCGCTGGCCGGAGACGCCATATCGCGCGGAAAAATCCAGCGCGCCATAAGCGACGGACAGCTTCTGATTGACAATACTGTCTGCACCAGCCCGAAGACAAAACTTAAAAGCGGACAGCACATTGTTTTCAGCATGGAAGCCCCTGCCGCCTGTGTCTCGCCCGAAGAAGGCGAGCTGGAGGTACTCTACCGCGATGCACACATGCTGGTAATCAACAAGCCTGCCGGATTGACGGTACACCCCGCCCCGAGTTGCCCCGAAGGCACACTGGTACACAGATTACTGCACCACTTTCCCGAACTGGAGGCACAGGAAGGATTTCGTCCGGGAATCGTGCACAGAATAGACAAGGATACCAGCGGCCTGCTGTTGATCGCCCTGACGGAACAGGCACGGCTGGCACTTTCCGACGCTTTTGCCGGACGCCGGATACACAAAGAATATCTGGCACTTGTAAAAGGCATTCCGGAAGGCGACAGCGGTGAAATTGACGCACCCGTAGGCCGGCATCCCACACATAAAACCCGCATGGCCGTCGTACGCGGCGGTCGCGAAGCCCTTTCCACATGGCGGGTGCTGCTCGCCGACCCCCATGGCGGTGGCGGAACAGGCTGGACGCTTGTGGCGGTGCGTATTCATACCGGCCGGACTCATCAGATACGCGTCCACATGCAGCATACAGGACACCCGTTATGGGGCGATGCACTTTACGGCGGTATGCCCGGCAGAGAAGAACTTCAGACCACACCGGCTCTGGCGCAGACGGCAACCCGCCAGATGCTGCACGCATGGAAAATATCCTTCGACCATCCGGTCACCGGAGCCTCCATGCAGTTCACCCTGCCGCCCCCTGCCGACTTCGGCACACTTATCCGCGATCTGGGCTCGCGCTGCCAGCGTGTGGTCATCACCGGCATGCCCGGCTGCGGCAAGTCTGCCGTGCTGGGGCTGCTGCGTGACCGCGGCATACCCGTATGGAGTGCCGACGCCTGTGTCGCGTCGCTCTACGCCGCAGGCGGCGACGCGTGGCACGGCCTGAGGGGCAGGTTCGGAGACCGCTTTGTACCGGACGAATCTTCTCCCGTGGACAAACAGGCCCTGCTAAAAGCCATGCAGACCGATGCGGCCATACGGCGCGAAGTGGAAGACATAGTTCATCCGGCTGTACGCCATAATCTGGAACAATTCTGGCTGGCGCACACCGGTGCCGCGCTGGCCGTGGCAGAAATACCTCTTTTTCTTGAAACAGGCTGGAAAAAAGAAGCCGACGTGCTGGTGGGCATATTCACCCCGATGCACATGCGGCAGCAGCGTCTGCGGGAAAAACGCGGATGGACCGACGCAACCATAGCGTCCATGGATGCATGGCAATGGCCGGAAGCGGACAAAATGCGCGCCTGCGGCATGATTCTGGACAATTCCGGTCCGGAGACAGAACTACCCCGCAAGACGGCGGCGCTTGCCGCACAACTGGCAGTGCTGCGCATGCACAGACTGGACAGACTGGAAGCCCGCGCCAGAACACTCTGGAGTGTTCCACCCGGCGGGCGGAAGTGA
- a CDS encoding rhomboid family intramembrane serine protease, which translates to MFPIRDSIPRVHKPWAVWSILLLNIAVFMLQQGMTEQMLVSFLHLYGVVPARFTSPEWALFAGYPRGGYIAFLTHMFIHGGWLHIIANMWTLWIFADNIEDVMGPVRFVLFYLACGLSATVVHILFNADSTIPVVGASGAIAGVMGAYLLLYPHAKVFTLIPVLFFPLFFELPAAIYLGIWFLTQFFSGVTSIVAPQQGGGIAWWAHLGGFAAGIVLLPYFRRNDRCYFCYRPDPARRTAVVEPPRRG; encoded by the coding sequence ATGTTTCCCATCCGCGATTCCATTCCGCGCGTCCACAAACCATGGGCCGTATGGAGCATACTGCTGCTCAACATCGCCGTATTCATGCTGCAGCAGGGCATGACGGAACAGATGCTTGTGAGCTTTCTGCACCTGTACGGCGTGGTGCCCGCCCGCTTTACCTCACCGGAATGGGCACTTTTTGCCGGCTATCCGCGTGGGGGGTATATCGCATTTCTCACCCACATGTTCATTCACGGCGGCTGGCTGCACATTATTGCAAACATGTGGACGCTGTGGATTTTTGCCGACAACATTGAAGACGTGATGGGACCGGTGCGGTTTGTGCTCTTTTATCTGGCATGCGGGCTGTCAGCCACTGTCGTGCATATTCTGTTCAACGCCGATTCCACCATACCGGTGGTCGGCGCTTCGGGCGCCATTGCCGGAGTAATGGGGGCCTATCTGCTGCTTTACCCCCATGCAAAGGTGTTCACGCTGATCCCCGTGCTGTTTTTTCCGCTGTTTTTCGAGCTTCCGGCCGCCATCTATCTGGGCATATGGTTTCTGACGCAGTTTTTTTCGGGGGTCACCAGCATAGTGGCCCCTCAGCAAGGGGGCGGTATAGCATGGTGGGCGCATCTGGGCGGGTTTGCAGCCGGTATTGTGCTGCTGCCCTACTTCCGCCGCAATGACCGCTGTTACTTCTGCTACCGGCCGGATCCCGCGCGGCGTACCGCGGTGGTAGAACCGCCCCGCCGCGGCTGA